Below is a genomic region from Drosophila kikkawai strain 14028-0561.14 chromosome X, DkikHiC1v2, whole genome shotgun sequence.
TCTGTGCCGCTGCCTGAGGATGAGCTTTTCCAGCCGCCACCGACACTCGGTGTCTTGTGGTTGCTGGCCGATTTGTCGGAGAGCACCTCCTCGATCAACCCGTCGACGCAGTTGTAAAAGAACGGACAGTGATCGCGGACGGGGCAGTGGATGAAGCGCAGATGCTGGACGAGCATTAGGCGCCGCTCCTGATCCAAGCGATCGAGCATCTTGTAGCGCGAATCCTCCTGAATGACCTCTGTTATCTGACGCACATCCTCCTGCGTGATATTGTCCACGTTCTTGAATTGCAGAAAGTACTGGGCATGCTCCAGCAGTAGCTCCACAAAGTTTTGTTTGCTCTTCTCAATGATCTCATCCTGATGGATATCATAGATCTGTTGGCAGTCGTGCTCCGACAGAGCCTCGAAACACTCACGGCCCATGAACAGGACTCGCACCTCGGACAGTTGTTTGCCGGGCGTCACAAAACCAGACTCCTCCAGTAGCATCTTGAACTGCTGCTTCCACCTGTAAAGGATTCAAATTCAAAGAAAGAAAGAGTGGTTTTTAGGAAATGCCGAACAGGAATCACTTTCTTCCACAAATAAAAGCTAATAATTGTGTCAGAAACTCACCCAATTTTCTTCTTGTCCTGCTGCACCGAATTCAAATAGTTACGGAAGACTGTTTCCGCCTCGGATGTCTCCAGCACATCGAACGGAATGCGCGCCTCATCCTCGGCCTCGTCCATATCCACCAGCTCCGTCCACGAGGCCTGCGGGCACTCGAAGAAGTACTGCTCAAACTCAATGTGGTTTTGCAGATAATTGCGGGCACACTCCCACGCATCGTCGTCGCTGATATTGAGCGCCCCAATGTCCGGCAGCAGGTATTCCAAGGCCAATGCAAACTTGTCCAAATACTGCAGCAGTTTCTTGTTCAGATGATCGTCGCGCAGCTTCTTCATGTGACGGCGGAAGAGCTTCTGGCCGGCCTCGTGGCCAAAGATGTTAAGGAACTCGTTCCATTCGCGATACTGCGACAGCATCTTGGAGCCCTGCGACCAGAGGACGTGGTAATCGGTGATCTGATTGCGGATCAGTCGCGTCACCGCCTCGGAGCGTGTGTCGAGCAGTTCCTTGCGTGACTTGGCCGATTCCTGGTACGAGATAATCTTAACCCGGTTCTTAACCTTGTCGATCATCTGGGCGAGCAGGAGGAAGGCCAGATCGATGTTGATGCTCTCATGGGCCGATGTCTCGATCAGTTGCACAGTGCTCTTGTAGTCCTTCCGCTGGCTAATCTTTTCCGCCTCGCGAACATAAAGCTCATAGGCATCGTCATTTTTTGTGGTCACCAGCACTAGCGGCTTCTTGTTCTTCAGAATGCTGGCGATGACATTCTGCACAAACTCCACCTGCTTCTCGACACTGCGATTGGGGACGGGACTGACGTCGAACACAACCACGAAGCCATCTATACTGAGGCGGCCATCGGGCATCACCTTTTGCTCGTACTCCTTCTCGATGCCCAGCTGATTCTTGCATATATACATCAGTTTCTCCGCGGAGAAGACCTTGGTGGCGGTGCAGCGCTTTGAGTATGGATCCATCTTGCCCACCTTAAAGGCCTGAAAGGTGGAGTCGTCCATGAACTCGGTCTGCTCAATAATGTTGAATTGGTACTCGACGCCCTCGTCCGTCGTCTTACGGACATCTCCCCAGTACAGGAAGTGGTCATTGTTTACGATCCGGCCGCTGAAGTCGCTCTGGCTGAGCACTGATATGTGATCGATGAAGTAGTCGTCGGCCATTGGCCGCATGAATCTGTTGCACAAGCATGACTTGCCCACGCCCACCTGGCCGCGGTCCTTTTCGGTCCCGGATAGTCCAATGACCGAGATGTTAAACTGACGCATCTTGACGTACCTGCCAGGTATGGGGGGGAATTGGTAGGTTGTAGAGTCACAATTTCTCATAAGTTGATAAGGACAAGCATCCAGAAAAGGATACGGGTTAATATTTGTgctatattttaatgtatttactTATAAAACATTAGACAGATCTAAGAACCATTTGTCTCTTACCAAATCAAAAGGATCTAAAAAGAAGAAGCAGGTAAAGGACAATTGGCGAAAATATTGATCAATAGAAATCTAAACGACCACTTGTGCTACACATTCACTTTCTGTTTCCAAGTTTAATAAaccatatttattatttctcaaAGAATTAATCCCATCTGTGACAATCCCAAAAGTCTAGACATTTGGGTTTTCTCACAAAGCAAGGAGTTCACACTGTTTTTTTATCCTCAACTGGAATCTTCCTCTGGAATTCTGATCTGGAATCCTTAACTGGAACCCTAGAGAGAGCGATCTCTATCCAGCATCCAAATTAGATCCAGCCAGTACACTTCGCACACACACCTCGAATATAACCTTGTGCGCCTGGAGGACATTAGATGTAACTGCTCCCTTTGTCCTTTGTGGGAATTCGGTCCTGGGGACCTTCACATATTCGCACACCGCGGACGACTTTTCGCACAGTCTAGGACTCGGATTGGGGTtttgcggcggctgctgctgctgccacaacTACGCAGTTACGGATACATCCACGGATTGGAAGCCCGAAAACACATCTCTCCGGGCGCGAGCGAGAGCGACAGAGAGCAATTGAGATTGGCTGCTGCGGTGACAAACGAAGGAAGGCAGGAAGGACGGACGGAAGCAAGGCACTAGGGAGGGGGGAGCAAACGCGATTTTCTTATGCCGGCGCTAAGCGAAAAATCTGCCCATGTGATTTCGTGGTCCTCGTTTCGACTGATTCCACTTGATTTCGCCATACAATGCAATGTTTCTTCGTTGGTTACATTTTTTGAGTTACCTGGCTTGtatttatgtgttttttttataacatttttcgGGAAAATAGGGAAAGTCGGTCTGCAACAAATCCTTTTTCCAAACTAACTGTTTCtgcttctgtttctgttgcAAACAACGGCGCAAGACAGTTGGAGAGAAAGGAAAAGAGAGAGTGTGCCGTAGACacagagcgagagcgcgccCGAGAGAGCGAAATCGTGGGTGGatggctgttgctgttgttgttgctgctgctgctagtgGTGCACTTTTTTCTTTCCcaatttgttgctgttttatCCTAGGAATTTATTGAAGTTTTTTGTGCGTGGGAGAGTGGAAAGAATAAACAAGCGGCAGCAGCCCCACTGGGCATTAATTGAGTTTTTCCGGCAGCAGCACACACACGTGGTGTGGCTGTGTGTGCAGCAAGTGCAGCGAGCAGCGCAGAAGCGAAATTGGAGCTGCAACAGATTTCCTGTACAATCTGCAGGAGCAAGGGAGAGGGCGAAAGGCAGCGCGGAGCGGCGACAGTGataacaacaacgacaaaGGCAAAAGGGAAggcgaaaaaagaaaaatacaaaaagaacgGCCCAcggttattgttgtttttggatCGGAAGAGATGAAGAGTGGGAGTTGTTAAAGCGAGAGTGAGAGGACAGTGTCATTGCTGCAAGTGCAGCGGTAAAGAGGAAACGGAACGGGGTggggcggcggcagcggcagcagcaatgagagagagagcgggtGCGGAGCGTCGTCACTTCATTGAGCCGAAATTCAGATTCGCtgcagaaaagaaaaacactgTTGCCGCATCCGTCTAGCCATCTCGCTCTGGCGCGCGTACTCTACCCATCGTGGCCTCCCGCTCGCGCTGGACAATTACCTGCAGTTGCGCACAAAGGCTCGCGTGTGCCGTTCAATCTCAGGCACTGGCGGAGGAGTTTTCCTGAATTATATTCTTCTCGTTGCCAGCCGCGAGCTAGTTCTGCATCAACAAAACGATAGCAATATCAACAAATTCCATTCGTAtttgctttaattatttttcttggcCAGCTTCGGGCTGAGCAGCAGAAACTCTCACTCGTtcgctcactcactcacacaaacacacgcaaAGGCACGCACGCACGGGGAGTGGAGGTGGGAGCGGGAGAGACAGAGCAGGAGAGCGGCAGAGGGAGCGGGAGCGAAGAGAGAGCCGTACACAACAACGTATACAAAAGACGAATCAGCATCGTAAAACGCACACATAAAAAAAGGCGAAAAACTCCGGAAAAACTAACTCCGCAAGGGCCGTAAAACGCGAATTGCGAATCGTGCAGCACTCACTACTCACAATTAATGCACTTGCACTCCAAATGCGGGGGGGATCGTAATCGAACGTTGGTTAAAATAAGTACGAGTAATTCACATCCGAGCTTTAattgaacaacaacaaaaatgcaCCAGCGCACACGCCAGTGTGGCCGTATTGGAGTAACTTATCGATGCCCAGCTGTGCTTCGAATCGATAACCGCCGATAAAGTATATCGGATCTCTGTAGCGCAGCTAACTTCACTCGGTATGAAAAAATGACCGCAAACATTTGAAAAAAAACcttgaaaattttaagaaatttactTATTTAGGAACCGCGGAGTTTTAgcaataaatgtttttattttggtcatatcttactcttttttttatcaattgtACAAAACACTATTATATTTAGCTGGAGAATTGGGGAGGAGGGCGGGTTTCTTACAGGGATTAGGAGAGGCTAGACTAATACAGCTCCGACTTCTGCATTACGGCGGTGACCAGCGCCTTAAACGCATCCTCGATCATGATTATATGAAGCTGGGCATCCCGATAGGAGCACAGCTTGGCGCTCTCGGTGAGCGGCATCTGCATGGTGGTCACGCCCAGCGACGACTGGGAGTGCAGACTCCGACCGGTGGTCATCAGGATGTTAACACAGTCATCGGCCAGGATGGGGAATGTCTCAACGAAACGCACCATCGCCGGCAATACGTTCCGCAGGAACTTGCACTTGGTGGAGGCGGTGAGCAGCGACAACGTCGTCTGGATCACATTCAGGCAGAACTTGGAGACCCCCAGACTCTTGGGTATGGAGTAATTGAGAACGAGATGCGAGGTCAGTTCAATGGTAAAGATCTGCTTGTCCATTTCGGTGACATTGAGGAATTCGTGGACAAAGTCAATGCAGATGTGCATCGACGGCACACTGGCCACAATCATGGGGATTACCGACTTGGGATACGTCTGGAAGTGCACCAGCTTGGCCAGCGAGGGTTCCGAGATGAACGCCTGATGGACATATGTACCGATAATGCCCTGAATTTCGCGCAATTCCAGATGCGACACCCGGTCATTGGCCTTGCTGGCCATATACTCCAGCACCTCGAGAAGGATGTGAACGGCGGCGCTCTCCTGCGAGGCAATCAGCGTGGTCTTTAGCTCCTCCCGATCGGCATCGGTCTGCACGAGGCCGTTCTTGTCCACCACCTGTTTCTGCTGCATGTGCACGTTGAGGTAGGTCTTGGAGGCGGCCAGGCTGCCCTTGAGAATGCGCAGCAGAATCATCAGCAGGTAGGGCGAGCAAAAAACCTGCCGTGGACagctgtaaaaaaaaagagtttagTTTTATTTGGAAATTTCAAAAGTTTTGTTTCCCCTTGAAAAAAAACCCACCTGAGCACCTCCATGGGCTCCAGCAGGCTCTCGTTGGCAAATGTCCGCCTGGTCAGCGAATCCGAACCATTGGTGATCGCTCGCAGGGACATGATCCACAGGGTGGTGGGCAGGACGGCGTTCAGGCGCAGCCATATATCATTGTACAGATCCTTGATGTAGCGCGGCACCGGTTTGGCGAACACCAGCGGCAGATGCTGCACCAGCTGCTGCCCGTACTGGGCCAGAGATTCCGGTGGCAGTTGGAGCAGCTGCTTGAACACCCTAATGGCCAGATGCGGTTTCGTTTGGATGGCGGCCAGAGCGCGATCCAGCTGGTGCGGCTTCAGCTCGCGCTTGGAGCTGGTGGCGATTGTCATGCTACCGCCCTGCGCCTGACtatgctcctcctccagccaATCATCCACCATGCTGAGATGCGGATAATTGGATATGATGAGACGCAGCAGCGGGTGAAAGAGCGAGAGGTAGTCGTGATGGTAGTGATGCGCCTTCTGCAGCAAATATTTCAGAGGCAGGCCGCCGAGGAAGTTGTTGGAGTACTCCTTCTGCTTGCGCCCGCCCAGGGCACTCAGATTCATCAGGCGCGTGTCCTCGTACAGCATCAGATAGTAGATCATCAGGAGCTGGGCGGTGAGCGGACAACTCACCTCGATCTGGGCCAGCTCCTCGCTCTCCGGCGCCATTGGTGGCAGTTCCTCGGCAAAAAACGTCAGCTGGGAGGTGCGAAAGACATGCAGGATCTCCGCCTCGGTGAAGGGTCTGTGCATGTGATCGATGTTCACCTTCCCGGTGGGATTCGGTATAATTAGCGTGTTCACAAACACCTCAACCATGGCGGCCATCACCGGATGCACTGGCCGCACCGAGCTGCAGATCTGCTTGAATATCCACGACTTGATGGGCACCTTGTGCTTCAGAAATGTCCGCGACTTGAGCAGCTGATGGATGCAGTGGACCGGCAAATAGCCCGGCAGTGTGCCATTCAAGTTTGGCGTCACCGGCACACGGACCGCATGCAGGGCCACCACCTGCTCGGTGAACAGATCCTGCGTGAATAGTTGCTTGATCCGGTTGGTGCTGTTCGGTCGGATCGGGATTTTCATGGCCAGCGTGGAGCAGACCATTTCGCTGATATTGGCTATCTGATTGCTATGGAAATGGATGGCCAGAAGGAGGAGCATCTCGCCCAGCGAGGTGCTGGTGCCGGAGCGTTTGCAAAAGAAGGCATCCTCGCGGATTAACCACTGCAGCCACTCCACTGCCTTGTTTTCCAGCGGTATGGTCGACACCAGCGAGGGGCAGGCAATGAGCATGCACAGCGCCAGCGTCACAAATCTCACGCCCGATGGCGTCGCCTGCGGGCAACTGGTTACCAGCTGGGACAGAGCATTGATCTCGTCGTCGTTGAACTTGAGACCGCCAATACCGCGGAGCGCACAGTACAGCCGCAAGAGCACCGCTCCCTGTAGATTAAAGTCTGGCAGCTCCGTCGCCCTGCTCGTCGTCTGTATCACCTTCTGCAACAGCTCAACCCGCACCAGATTCAGGGCATCGCCCTTTCGCTTTTGGCTGGAGCGGATATACACAGCGAACCAGGAGCGCAGGTTCTGGTCATTGCCCAGCAGCAGGCCGGTGAGAAAGGCAATCTGTAGGTGGATAGATAGCACAAGAGCTGTGTTAGCTTCAAACCGAAAGAGACGGCTATATCAGAAGCTGCCCCTTTTTTTTGAGACGCTCCAAAACACTCACCAGATCCTCCGGATGCTTCAGCGTTAGCTTGAGCATAAACGACGGCACCTTGAGCATCTCCACGCACATGGAGCGATTGGCCAGCGCCTGCGACGGGTTCATCTCGCTGAGGGCCATCAACAAAGTCAACCGATGCTTGCCATCGCTGCCCTCCTCATCGCAGTTGGCTATCACATGCGAGACCACGTCGCGATAGCAGTCGGGAAAGTTGGCCACCAAGGCACAAATGATGCGATGCCCATTGGGCACATGCACCAGGGCATCCGTTAGCTCCAGGATGTTCAGCAGCGATGGCAGCTCGGCCAGGGCAATGCACAGAATGTCAACCACTTCCTCCAAATAGATACCGTCGTCTAACATTTCGGAATGGGCTGCCGGCTTCTGCTCCTGgacctgctgctgcagatTAAAGATCTCGGAGAGCACCACCCGCACCTTGCGCGCCACATCTGCACGCTCGAAGCCCAGGGCAATGCCCGATTGCAGGCCGTActcgtgctgctgctggccctcGAAGTAGACCGCCTTCTGGCGCGTCTGCAGCTCCTTCTTTAGCTCGTTCTCCAGCTCGTGGTAGTTGACCTGCAGATAGGAGACGATGCTGTTTACCACCTCGATGCCAATGAGCACGGCAAGGATCTGTTTGCGCGACTCCATCGACGACTCCGTGTTGTCCAGCGGCGACAACAGGCTCATGCGGACCAGCGACGGCAGCACCGGCCGTATCTCCGTCTCCGGATAGCTGGCCAGCAGCGTTATGTCCAGATTCTGCATCGCACTGAACACCCGCGCCGTCACATCGTACATCTTGACCGGCATCTTGACGGGCTTCCCCTTCGCCTTggccgccgtcgtcgtcgtcgcctcCTCCTGCCCAACTTGTTGCTTGTCGCCCGCCGTCGTCACTGCGGGGGGATACACTGTTTCTTCGATTCTGGCTGCCCGGGTGCCCGCGCCTTTGGTTGCCACACAGGTGGCGGCGTTGGTATCTGCTAGAGTTTGGGTGAGCcgggaaaaatgaaaatgcacCGGGGCCCATAAACAGAGAAAAAGTAATGTTCACCGACCGCCAGTGTGGGATAACGatgaaaatgcataaaaacaCATTCTCAACTTGCATACAACAAGGGAAACTGTTATAAATTGTCATAACTTCAAACGTTGCACTGGTCGAGAACGAATTTAACCATCGCAAAGTAACCAAACCTAAAAGAGaagttatttttatgtataaattttgtcataattataaatatcaaTGTTTTTGCAGCTCtagaaatacaaattgtaaaataaacccGTGTGTTTTGCAGCACTGGCTGGGATGGGCAGAGCTgaaaaacacaataaaaaaagccaaataatatatatttttaagacaaaataaataaacgaataATAAAACTTGTATATTCAATAGGCTATCCGATTCCACAGATTAAATTATGTTGTGTAACTTCGTAATTTGAGATAAAATAGTATGTTCAGATCAAAACAAGCCAGTTAATATGAGTCACAATTTTTAGGCATATTCGAGAGAAACTGAAtgttaaaaatacaattaaatgaTAGGCTTTTAACAGTGATATTTAAAGATCTTTCAATATAATTCGAAGAGTTCCGAGTTCTCCGGGCGATCATGCCAGCTCTTTTCTAGCCAGATCTGGCGGGACGAGACAGTGCGCAAGAAAAACGGCACTGCCACACTGCGCAATCGGCGTTTTTAGCGCCATCTCGCTCGCCACATCAATCGTTCGCAACGCGTTGGCAGCGCCGCACGCTCTCCGATGTTTTGAATACACACTTTTTTCCATTCTCGCCGTGAAGTTCATCCCAGACCGAAGATTTTTAGACATAAAAATCTATGAAATTAACAACGTTTTATGACTCGATTAGCGCAAATTCTGCAAAATTAAACAGTAGGTAAGTGCAAGTCGCCGTCGTGTAGTGTCTAACGATGTGAAAAGGCCGCGAAAAGGCGGAAAAAGTGTGTGTGGATTAATAGACCAACGCCCAAGGAGTCCCGTTCCGCAGAGCAAGCagcaaaaaccgaaaaaaaagcgagaagaagcagcagcagcgctgAGCGAGCGGCGAAGTGCAAAAGTATCTTTCGGATTCGAAGTGGGACAATTGATCGGGATGCGAaaagtgtgttttttttgtgtttttcgcCATTAAATCATAAACATATCATGGATTATAAATTGCCCGCTGGCTCATTTATTTTGCCGCTGCCCGcagtagctgctgctgccgccgtgCCGTTGATGACATCATTCGGTTTTCGGTGAGAGCGTGCGTGTGCATGTGTGAGTGTTGTCTCATTACAGTAATCGAATTGgaagtgtgtgtgcgtgttcctcgcattcgttttatttttatgtttcgACCGTCGGCCTAACAACTATgaatttaactttaaactgAACGTAAGGCGgcggaaaaataataagagtGTTGTTTCAAAACAAATGCGCAAGCCAGTAGGCAAAGCCGCAGCAAGAGGAAGGAGGACAAGAACTTAAGTAACATTTGCGTCAGTTGGtgataaaaaatgaaatcaaaaaatacaCCGAGGCAATCGCCTAATCggagatatatacatatatgaatgtgtgcgtgtgtgtttatgATTCGTCcgctcatttttttttttttcgcttccTCATAGATACACCTATGCACTTGGCTGAAATACAGTTGCGTGCCCAccaacacactcacacagacACGCACGAACTCGGGCTGTGTAAAAATAGGAAACACTCCACTCCAtcaccgccaccaccaccacaccaACACCACCCCCCCGCTAAGGCACTCCCCCTTTTTTCTTTTGAAGAGGTCACGAGTTGAAGTTTcttttgtaaaacaaaaatacaaatacccTACAGTATATCTCCTAGCCTGCACTTGcacttgtttgttgttgtttatgaAAAACCTCACACATACACAccagctcacacacacattcgaACCGTGTTGTAAACACAACACAGAAACAACAATCAAACGAAACAAATTAACTGGGCTCATACCACATAAATGGTAATGGAAAACTGGTTTTTCCTTAGCAAATTATAGTCGCTTTTTGGTGGTGGTTTCATTTCCAAGTTTCCAAGTTGAACTCTTGGCCTGTTTAATTGAACTCACAGTTACAGTTGcacaactacaactacaactaaACGACTCCACGCCCCGCTCTCTCGCTCAATCACTCTCTCTGGGGCACTCTTCAAAAGTATGTGATGAACTCACTCAAAACAAGAGGATCGGCCCATTAAAAGAAAAGTATGCCATAATTAAGTGTCAAAGAAGAAGGAGCGAGAAAGCTTGAGAGAGCGACTTATGCAGTTTCAACCCTCACTCCCACTCGCTCTtgctctctttctttctctagTTTGCACCACCACCTTCTTCAGATACACAATCACGCGCGCTCTGTCGCTCCAATTGTGCGTGCCCGCCCTGAGGTTCTGTCGCTCTGTCTCTcgcgctctctctctggctCTGTTGAGTTTTAAGCTtcgttttaataaaaatattacgtAATACAAAGATAGAAACTGCCTGTGTGagagtgcgtgtgtgtgtgccgatttgctgtttttgtttgttttaacaaTTCTCGTTATGcgtgctgttgttgctgttggtgttctCATAAAATTAGTACAAATGAAATCAGCAGCTTACTCAATTCTGCAGGAATAACAGGCGAGGGAGAAGTGTAGAAAGAATAGGGGGATAATGAGTGGGGGTGGCAGCGGGAGCGCCAGAAGAAAGGGGAGCAGCAGAAAAAGGGGAGCGAAAAAAGGAGGAGGTGTAGAAGCGAATGACCCCAGAGCGGGCACCTGTGTTCATGCGAAAAAAGGGAATAAAGGTCAAAGGACATTAGCACACAAAACGGATTGACTCGCTGTTATACACACAGCTATCTTCCTGTTTtgtccttttcctttttgtccTAGGTTCGTTTTTAAGCTCgtgacaaatttttaaaaatgtcaaataaatagcgaaaatatgttaaataaatataaaaaattcaatataatttaaaacaaaaccgAACGAGGAaagaatgaaaatgaaaaattataataaaaacttagCATTGCGCGCCGGAAGCCGAAATGTGAAAGCCGCCGCGGAGAAAGTACACAGcgacaaacaaaacaaacaaatatacgCTTACAAAGTACACTTAAGCTTTTTAGAGCAATTTCCACAGCGAAAAAAGGtgtgaaaatggaaatgcaaaatgcTGCGATGTGTGAACATGTAGATTCGGACTCGGATTTAGTTTCTGAATAGGAATTGGCAgtgggaatggaaatgggatGTTCGAGGGCCGCACTCGTGTATGAATAGGTCATAATTGCACAGCCACATCGataaagtgtgtgtgtgtgtgtgaatgtgtaaaaaacaacaacaacaaaaattcaaataacaGCCGCATAAAAAGCGAAAAGCtggcaaatgaaaatggaaactgGGCTCAGTCAGTCTGTGCTGAGTACCCACCATAGTTGAGGTCATAAAAATAGCACTAAAAAGTGACAAGGCCTTGCCATTTAATAGACAAGTGAATatccatatatatttctagACATTTAgtgaatataaaaaacagaCCCGAGTGAAATGTTTGGGttagctggaaaaataaatcatcTGAAAATGATAATACATATATGGAAAGCTTCACCCTCTgccatttatatttatatatattttaaacaaattgattatttaataatatgattttcttaaaaaaacaaaaaataaatacttttttataataaataagaataaagcttttatatatatatgtacatataagtACGACAAGGTGAAGCCTTCAATTCAACTCGCttatcatttttttattaggTTAAACATGACATCATGAGATAAAGcttttcaacttttttttttgtgaaaaaaGAATTCaaagtttgcattttttaaatcaatttttaaagcaaataatgaatttgaaataataatattattaataaatgcatttaCAACTTGATCTAATCTCTGTGATCTTCATATGCAAACACACATAGATATATGCCTTGAATTTTCCCACACACAAGTATTTATCAATTAATTAGCAATTAACTATCAATTTAAATGTGATAACCTCTCTGGTTCTCTGCGAACTACTCGGGTAATTAGCTACTCGCTGCACATACACAGTTCTACATACAACACTGTCCCCACAATCCCTCgtttctatatacatatatattttttgtgaattGAATTTCCTGCAATTTGATGGTTTCGGTTGGGGCAGGCTTTGGCCACTGGTCTGATGTGACCCGGTGATGGTTGTGTGATGTAATCGCGTTCAA
It encodes:
- the RhoGAPp190 gene encoding rho GTPase-activating protein 190 isoform X7; the encoded protein is MRQFNISVIGLSGTEKDRGQVGVGKSCLCNRFMRPMADDYFIDHISVLSQSDFSGRIVNNDHFLYWGDVRKTTDEGVEYQFNIIEQTEFMDDSTFQAFKVGKMDPYSKRCTATKVFSAEKLMYICKNQLGIEKEYEQKVMPDGRLSIDGFVVVFDVSPVPNRSVEKQVEFVQNVIASILKNKKPLVLVTTKNDDAYELYVREAEKISQRKDYKSTVQLIETSAHESINIDLAFLLLAQMIDKVKNRVKIISYQESAKSRKELLDTRSEAVTRLIRNQITDYHVLWSQGSKMLSQYREWNEFLNIFGHEAGQKLFRRHMKKLRDDHLNKKLLQYLDKFALALEYLLPDIGALNISDDDAWECARNYLQNHIEFEQYFFECPQASWTELVDMDEAEDEARIPFDVLETSEAETVFRNYLNSVQQDKKKIGWKQQFKMLLEESGFVTPGKQLSEVRVLFMGRECFEALSEHDCQQIYDIHQDEIIEKSKQNFVELLLEHAQYFLQFKNVDNITQEDVRQITEVIQEDSRYKMLDRLDQERRLMLVQHLRFIHCPVRDHCPFFYNCVDGLIEEVLSDKSASNHKTPSVGGGWKSSSSGSGTDRTLNLLIVGSEHLASDLLNDIRICTGSKGEYIYENQTYYLNYRIANGDMEAFKAIDVYSSGLICVYSNQQSFETLKDNLERTLLCNLELEDKFENLPIVLVYQPQDLKENEVEYLRNEGIRLSEMLHCDFIDHTQNHQKYVYDILNIVILSLKLTEMKSYEPYPSNHTDLRILCCIFCGDQYDIENIVQPLVAESTLVKASEHSIIVDVFIGDAKRRVEFILSSYHGTSQYRDELIHGYIYFYSAKRRSSLANLSLLAAQSANIPLQIIAVTESGGVNAFFNSDICQFLITEGNAVADRFKGSFMTFSADQYVKFAFYNPFLKTAWDNKYEVENLHVEESITLDSGEGTLENSVNQMPRPPPRHESYMLSNTLGTDGSGSENYEMLPTRSLNSLNEERDISLDEIYDDNEKPKHLHQRFQIFPPPTTPPEPAPPDHQLITCTYKSQFVSASESSLEEITCNLTI
- the IntS2 gene encoding integrator complex subunit 2 — translated: MPVKMYDVTARVFSAMQNLDITLLASYPETEIRPVLPSLVRMSLLSPLDNTESSMESRKQILAVLIGIEVVNSIVSYLQVNYHELENELKKELQTRQKAVYFEGQQQHEYGLQSGIALGFERADVARKVRVVLSEIFNLQQQVQEQKPAAHSEMLDDGIYLEEVVDILCIALAELPSLLNILELTDALVHVPNGHRIICALVANFPDCYRDVVSHVIANCDEEGSDGKHRLTLLMALSEMNPSQALANRSMCVEMLKVPSFMLKLTLKHPEDLIAFLTGLLLGNDQNLRSWFAVYIRSSQKRKGDALNLVRVELLQKVIQTTSRATELPDFNLQGAVLLRLYCALRGIGGLKFNDDEINALSQLVTSCPQATPSGVRFVTLALCMLIACPSLVSTIPLENKAVEWLQWLIREDAFFCKRSGTSTSLGEMLLLLAIHFHSNQIANISEMVCSTLAMKIPIRPNSTNRIKQLFTQDLFTEQVVALHAVRVPVTPNLNGTLPGYLPVHCIHQLLKSRTFLKHKVPIKSWIFKQICSSVRPVHPVMAAMVEVFVNTLIIPNPTGKVNIDHMHRPFTEAEILHVFRTSQLTFFAEELPPMAPESEELAQIEVSCPLTAQLLMIYYLMLYEDTRLMNLSALGGRKQKEYSNNFLGGLPLKYLLQKAHHYHHDYLSLFHPLLRLIISNYPHLSMVDDWLEEEHSQAQGGSMTIATSSKRELKPHQLDRALAAIQTKPHLAIRVFKQLLQLPPESLAQYGQQLVQHLPLVFAKPVPRYIKDLYNDIWLRLNAVLPTTLWIMSLRAITNGSDSLTRRTFANESLLEPMEVLSCPRQVFCSPYLLMILLRILKGSLAASKTYLNVHMQQKQVVDKNGLVQTDADREELKTTLIASQESAAVHILLEVLEYMASKANDRVSHLELREIQGIIGTYVHQAFISEPSLAKLVHFQTYPKSVIPMIVASVPSMHICIDFVHEFLNVTEMDKQIFTIELTSHLVLNYSIPKSLGVSKFCLNVIQTTLSLLTASTKCKFLRNVLPAMVRFVETFPILADDCVNILMTTGRSLHSQSSLGVTTMQMPLTESAKLCSYRDAQLHIIMIEDAFKALVTAVMQKSELY